The sequence below is a genomic window from Spirochaetota bacterium.
ACCTATCAGAGATTTGATAAAATCAAAAATCCTAGAGCTCGTGAAATACCTTGAGAGTTACGATAACAAATAATTCCTACTAACCCTACTCTGAAAGCACACTTCCTTCAGGTTCTACAATTATCAAAGTTTGAAAAAATGATAACAAAGCAACAGATGTACAGATCTAAAAAATCCACCTCTTCCAAACACCGAAAACCAAGATACATAGAACCCTGATAGTTCTATTACTAACCCTAAACCAAAACTACGTAAGGATTGAAAACACAATTTGACAAATCTACTATAAGGTTCTACCTGTTATTCTCACCGCTTAATACCTTTACCTGACTATTGAACCAGTCTTGTTTAGATTTGCTTTCTCTCAACACTTGCTGTAGTTTTCCAAACTTCCTCTCAAGTGAAACTCTGTAGTCTTCAAGTCTGTCCTGAAACTTTGTATAAAGGTCCTTGTTTGACTTTATAATGTTATCAATCTGTTTTTTCTTGTTTGCTATGACACCACCTGCTCTAGTGTATTCATCACAAACCACAGTTATATTGTAAGCAAATCCTGTGTCAACAACCTTGTCTCCGTTGGTATCATAACTAAACACATCACTTACAGCCATTATGTTTTCAATAACGACACTAACAAGCTTGTCATTATCAATCGTTAAAATACCTCTCCTAACATACTCCCATAAATCAGACTCAAAATCCAGTTTGGTTGATATGTTCTTTGTATATATTCCTATGTGGTAAAGTAGTCTAATATTAGTTTGTCTGGTCTGGTAAGGTTGCATCGCAAACATTCTTAACTTATCCTTCAACCTTATAAATTCCATATCTGTAGCAAATGATCCTTCCTCTTTCTCCTCATCTGGCTTTTCATAGAGTTGTCTCCTATCTACCATCGGCTTGGTTATCTTGGAAAGGTAAATCATAACATCGTTGTATTTTTCAATCAGATTTGATATACTGTTGGTTATTGACTTGTAATCGTAATCTACTTTAGTAGTAACCTCCTTACTAGGGTTCTCTCCAACTACTTTCAAAGTTCCATTAATTATATCCTTCAAATCATTCTCCTCCCTCTCAATCTTAACACCATTTACATAGACAACTGCATTCTCTGCTCTGGATATGTAGTTTTTAGGTTCGTATTCCGAAAGTCTTCTAACCTCTTCAACTTTGTCCTTGATTACTATTCTATAGAAAGTCATTCTTGATAGGTCGTTGTTATTTCTCAAAACAAACTTCTCAACTTCTTTCCCTTCAAACATTGAAAGAGTGGTGATTTTGGAAGTTTCTGAAGGAAGTATTCTTAATTCATACTTCGTTCCATCTACTAAATGTATGACTATAAATACGAAATCATTGGTCGTGTATTCCTTGAGTATGTCAAAGGTTGTTATAGGTGTTCCACCTTTTACTTCAACGTTGCTAACTTTAACACTTTCCATAACTCTAATCTCAAGTTCTTTTGGTTTAGGAATAGGTTGTTGAGTGAATAGGTTTGATACTTCTAAAATAGTATTTTTGGATACCACATACCTAATATCTCTGGTTATTTCTTCCTTATCTTTGAGTGTTAGTGAAGGTAGCGAGGTAAATTGTGATAGTATGTTCAACTCGTTTGGTGGAGATGTTATAACCTTATCCCTTGTAAGTAATCCAATTCTCACAAGTTCAGACAAGTCTCCATTTATAATAACCTTAGCACTTTTGCCTGTCTTCTTACCTTCTATTCTTAAAACTTCGTTGTTAGCATCAATCTTAATAACAGAAGCAGAAACTATTTGAGATGCTTTTTCGTTAATAAGTTTGGCAAGGTCTCTCAATTTACCGCCACCAAAGTCAATCTCTACTTCCTTATCAAGTAGTGATATTTTTATTTTGAAAGGCTTAAGTTCGGTATCCAAAGGCAGAGGGTCTGATACGAATACATCTGGTTTTGCCATCCTTTCAACTCTTACTCTCATATCCCCAACTTCAGCTCCTCTATTCGGTAAAACTTGAACTATACTATCATCACTTGAATATCCAACCCTGTTCTGAAACGGAGACCTGTAGTCGTAAAGAGACTTTGCTATGTCCCTCAACTCCCTAAGGTTAAGCTCTACGAAATTTATAATTGCTTTTCTTATAGTCTGGTTACTTATCTCTTGCTGATACTTTTCTCCCTTGCTACTCTCTGCTTCAACGAGCTTTTCAACAATTTCCTCCGTATTTATACCACTTCCAGTCAATTTATCTATTCCAAACTTCTTCTTGCTACTCTGCGAGTATCCGTTGTAAACAAAGAACAAGAATACAGTTCCTATTATGAATAACAATAACTTCTTATCCACACTCATATAATTAAAATACTACAACCTCGTAGGATAGCAAATCCTACTACTAGGTTCGGTAAAAATTCAAAAATGATAACCAATCAGAAATAATTGACTTCTACATTCTATGCCTTTATTGCTTCAGCAGGGTTCATACTTGCCGCATGCCTAGAAGGTATTAGCGACACAACCGAAGACACTAAGACTCCAACAACGATAGCGTTGAATATTCCTCCTATGGTTATCAACCACTTTATCACATTGTCCATTGGAATATTCATATTCCCCATCGAAGAAGAAAAATCTATACCATATATTGAAAGAGGTATGCTTATTAGTATGCCCAACACGACTCCTAGTATTGTTCCAAATGCTCCTAGTATCGTTCCTTCAAGTGTGAATAATGCCAGAATTCTTGGCTTACTGAAACCCATGGCCTTGAGGATACCTATTTCTCTTCTTCTCTCAAGTATTACCATCGTCATTATACTTATTATTACCAGAGTTCCAAGAGCTACTATTATAAGGTAGATTAATATGTAGATACTCAGAACCTGGTCAAATATACCCGCTATTCCACCAGCCTTCCTCCAGTCAAGTGCCATCACATTGTTGTATTCTACATAAGAAGATAGTTTTTGGTTTATCTTCTCTGCTATCCATCCTGCGGAATCGTAGTCTTTGAGCATAATTATGATCTCTTGCACACCTCCTCCAGTTCCTAAGACTTCTTTTGCATCCTCAATGGACAACATAAACACATTATCATCAAGCAAGTTAATACCCGTGCTGAATATCCCAACAACCTTAAATCTAGGTATTCTTATACCTAGATCACTGCCTTGTAGCATAAGCGGAAACGTATCTCCTACCTTTATCCCAAGCACATCCGCCATCTTCTTACCTATTATAATCTCTCTGTATTTTAATCCGTCTTCTTCAATCACAGAACCACTCAAATATCTACCCTCTATGATACTTTTGTGTAGCATCAGTAATTCCTTCTCCTTCTCAATATCTCCACTGATACATATTCCTACTTTATTTCTACCACCAAACTCTATAAGCGCTGGAAACTTAATCCTCTCAGTAGATAAAACAATATTACGCTTTGCTTCTGGAATTTCGCTGACTATCTTCAAAACCTCTTCAGGATTTCTAACAAGGTAATAGACAGGCATTTGTTCTATCCTTTCCATATATTCTCTTGTAGATATCCTAATGTGTCCTGTATCACTCTTTGTTGAATTTCTAACAATATTGTCCATAATCCCACTAACAAGCCCCTGTAATATAACAACTGCCATGATTGCAATAGCAACGGAAGTTATAGCAAGAATGGACCTTCTACTATTTCTCCATATATTTCTAAAAGCCATTTTAACCAACATTATCATAAGCAATACCTCCAAAATCAATCCACATTACATCCTCTCAGGAGCAGATACTCCAATTATCCAAAGTCCTCTTTTCAAAACATTCTTAACAGCCCTAACAAGTATCTCCCTTCCTTCAAGAACCTTTCCGTAGTCAATTACTCTACACTCAGAGTAGAACTTGTGAAACATCGTAGCAAGTTCATTTAGATAATTCGTCATCCTTTGAGGTTCCAAGGATATTGTTATGTCTATTATTTCTTCAGGAAACCTTAGTATCATAACTGCTATTTCTCTCGTAATTGATGAACTTTGATCAATAATAGGAGATGGTACTCTCTCAAGACCTTCGGTATTTCTCAATATACCTGAAATTCTTGCGTGCGCATACTGTAAGTAATACACAGGGTTTTCTTCATTCTGCTTCTTTGCTTCCTCTAGATCAAAATTGATATGAGTATCAACTTTTTTTGAAACCATAAAGTATCTTACAGCATCAACCCCAACTTCATCAATCACCTCTCTCAAGGTTATAATGTCTCCTGTCCTTTTTGACATTCTCACAGGTTCTCCGCCTCTGAAAAGAGAGACAAGTTGCCCAAGTATAACATCAATCTTGACATCACTGTATATGGAATTTACAGCAGATACGAGTCTCTTTACATAGCCGTGATGGTCTGCTCCCCAAATGTTTATAAGTCTATTGAAACCTCTCCTTATTTTATTGACATGATAGGCAATATCCACACCAAAGTAAGTGTATTCTCCATCCGATTTCTTTACAACTCTGTCTTTATCGTCATCAAAAGCAGTGCTTCTGAACCATAATGCTCCATCCTTCTCATACACAAACCCCTTTTCAGCAAGGAAGTTTATAGTTTCTTCAACCTCACCGCTTGCGTGTAACGTTTTTTCAGAAAACCAATTGTCAAAATGAACTCTGAAATCATCAAGATCCTTCCTATGCCACTTTAGTATAACTTCAACAGGGTCCTCATCTGTTTGTGCTACCTCCTCAATATAGCTTCCAGAGTATCCATTCTCAGGTATCTCTCTACCTTGCCTTCTTGCTTCCACAGACTCATAGAGTAGTCTAATCTGATTTCCAGCATCGTTTATATAGAACTCTGTTTGTATATCATATCCTGATGTTTTAAACGCTCTGTAAAGAGAGTCTCCGATTGCTCCCCACCTTGCGTGACCTATATGAAGAGGCCCTGTTGGATTAGCACTTACATACTCAAGAAGTATTCTTCCTTTACCTTTACCATACTCTGACTTACCATACTCCTCATCCTCTGCTACCCTTCTTACTAACTCCTCTAGAAACTCCGATGAAACCCTAAAGTTTATAAAACCACCATTAGCAACAGATACTTCTGAAAATAAAGGTGGAGAAGAACTAGAAAAAAGATAAACAAGACTATCCCTCAACTTACCCGAGACTTCATTAAGAGACATTTGAACACCTTTTGATCTAAGTTCTCTGAATACCTTAAAAGGTATAGTAGTTGAGTAATCTCCAAACTGTCTATTTTGGGGATAGTCAATGCTTGTTTCTTCTTGTGAATAATGTATTTCAAAATCTTTCCTTATTGCCTCTCTCAATCTATCTCTCACAACTTCCCTAACAGTCATACATTAAGATTATAATTAAACACAGATATAAATCTGAATTTGCTCAAATGTGGCTCAATAAAGTCCGAGATCTTATTAGGAATTTTACAACTACTGGGAAAGTAAATAACAGCAAAATTAGAGAAAACATAAATCTAAAATATTTAAGGATTAAGTGAAGGTCATCTTTTGTGAGTTTTTAAACTTCACTGAATGCAAATGTGGAAAATAAATCTCACTTTGATTAAAATATCATCGTAAGAAAATAATATGCCTACACTTCTAGATAGAGAAAAAGTTAAGAATAAGATCAGGAGAGTTCTTAAGGATTTTGATGAAGATAGTGTTGAAGAGATGGTTGAACTTATATACGACGACATTTACTTAGGTTTTAAATCAGAAATAGACTCCAAAGCAGATAGAAGTGAAATAAAAGAGGAATTACAAGGAATAAGGTCTGATATAAAGGTCCTTTCAGAAACTGTGAAGATTGGGTTTGAAAACATAAATAAGAGATTTGAAGATAATAACAAAAGGTTTGAA
It includes:
- the fliD gene encoding flagellar filament capping protein FliD, with amino-acid sequence MSVDKKLLLFIIGTVFLFFVYNGYSQSSKKKFGIDKLTGSGINTEEIVEKLVEAESSKGEKYQQEISNQTIRKAIINFVELNLRELRDIAKSLYDYRSPFQNRVGYSSDDSIVQVLPNRGAEVGDMRVRVERMAKPDVFVSDPLPLDTELKPFKIKISLLDKEVEIDFGGGKLRDLAKLINEKASQIVSASVIKIDANNEVLRIEGKKTGKSAKVIINGDLSELVRIGLLTRDKVITSPPNELNILSQFTSLPSLTLKDKEEITRDIRYVVSKNTILEVSNLFTQQPIPKPKELEIRVMESVKVSNVEVKGGTPITTFDILKEYTTNDFVFIVIHLVDGTKYELRILPSETSKITTLSMFEGKEVEKFVLRNNNDLSRMTFYRIVIKDKVEEVRRLSEYEPKNYISRAENAVVYVNGVKIEREENDLKDIINGTLKVVGENPSKEVTTKVDYDYKSITNSISNLIEKYNDVMIYLSKITKPMVDRRQLYEKPDEEKEEGSFATDMEFIRLKDKLRMFAMQPYQTRQTNIRLLYHIGIYTKNISTKLDFESDLWEYVRRGILTIDNDKLVSVVIENIMAVSDVFSYDTNGDKVVDTGFAYNITVVCDEYTRAGGVIANKKKQIDNIIKSNKDLYTKFQDRLEDYRVSLERKFGKLQQVLRESKSKQDWFNSQVKVLSGENNR
- a CDS encoding ABC transporter permease produces the protein MIMLVKMAFRNIWRNSRRSILAITSVAIAIMAVVILQGLVSGIMDNIVRNSTKSDTGHIRISTREYMERIEQMPVYYLVRNPEEVLKIVSEIPEAKRNIVLSTERIKFPALIEFGGRNKVGICISGDIEKEKELLMLHKSIIEGRYLSGSVIEEDGLKYREIIIGKKMADVLGIKVGDTFPLMLQGSDLGIRIPRFKVVGIFSTGINLLDDNVFMLSIEDAKEVLGTGGGVQEIIIMLKDYDSAGWIAEKINQKLSSYVEYNNVMALDWRKAGGIAGIFDQVLSIYILIYLIIVALGTLVIISIMTMVILERRREIGILKAMGFSKPRILALFTLEGTILGAFGTILGVVLGILISIPLSIYGIDFSSSMGNMNIPMDNVIKWLITIGGIFNAIVVGVLVSSVVSLIPSRHAASMNPAEAIKA
- a CDS encoding arginine--tRNA ligase, yielding MTVREVVRDRLREAIRKDFEIHYSQEETSIDYPQNRQFGDYSTTIPFKVFRELRSKGVQMSLNEVSGKLRDSLVYLFSSSSPPLFSEVSVANGGFINFRVSSEFLEELVRRVAEDEEYGKSEYGKGKGRILLEYVSANPTGPLHIGHARWGAIGDSLYRAFKTSGYDIQTEFYINDAGNQIRLLYESVEARRQGREIPENGYSGSYIEEVAQTDEDPVEVILKWHRKDLDDFRVHFDNWFSEKTLHASGEVEETINFLAEKGFVYEKDGALWFRSTAFDDDKDRVVKKSDGEYTYFGVDIAYHVNKIRRGFNRLINIWGADHHGYVKRLVSAVNSIYSDVKIDVILGQLVSLFRGGEPVRMSKRTGDIITLREVIDEVGVDAVRYFMVSKKVDTHINFDLEEAKKQNEENPVYYLQYAHARISGILRNTEGLERVPSPIIDQSSSITREIAVMILRFPEEIIDITISLEPQRMTNYLNELATMFHKFYSECRVIDYGKVLEGREILVRAVKNVLKRGLWIIGVSAPERM